In Hyperolius riggenbachi isolate aHypRig1 chromosome 1, aHypRig1.pri, whole genome shotgun sequence, the genomic window ctttgatctatgcctatactgattataaattatctaaataaaggacagggggctccatccaatattttgatgggcaggcccgttatctgtagcttacattgctgctaagttcatgtacatttggccccacccatggccacgcccactcactgtatgatcacgcccattttttgccacggcgcaaCGCCCccgcctagtgcccacaggtgcccccgatctccaaggaccctaggaatgcCCCTGCCTGAATACACATTAATAGTAGACCTGGGTTTCAGCAAAGTCTACCTAGGCATGACGTCTTCAGCTAGAAGTTGAATCCAAAATCTATATCTGTCAAAACTTCACAATGGGAAGGCTCAGGAATACAAAGATATACTGATGGCCTGCACGTCATGTCCTAATCACAGACAGACAGGTTCCCATGATATTATACAGGTTAGAACTTCAAAATAATGGTTTCTCAAAAATGCAACACACCAGATTATTTTTTTGTGAACAGTAGAACTAGTACAGTTTATTTCCACTTATGCTGCAGGAGAAGATATTAGTATAAcagtcaaaaataccacttgtatAGTAATGAACTATTTAATACTGTTTTTAGTCACAGTCTTTTTCCGCTGCACGTCATATTTAGGAATTGCAACTCCTGAAACAGTGGGTATGTTTTGACCCCATTTGCTCCCTGATCACTTTTGGCACTCCAAATTTTCCACAGACCTCTGGAGAGGCGGTCTCCAAGTACTCTCGTTTTTACCAGTTTGACCAAAACCATATTGAAACCAATATGACAAACAATGGTGTAGAAAGTCTGCCGGAACAGTCCATTAGAGCTCTATGGTCCTATTTTTGATGAAGGATGTTTATAGCAAtgcagacacaaaaaaatgccCTGGTTAAACACCTATCTAAACATAGCCTCTCTATTGCATGGCAGACTGCAGCTGGTACACTGGCAGATTGATGCTAAACCAAATCGGCAAAAGCAGCAGATAGCTCTGCGGAAGAGCTGTCCAAAAAGTTCAGTTGACCTTAACAACAGTAGCATTGGGTTCTCTATGCACTCATTATTGTACACTCTTGATGATATAGGAAATAACTGGCAAACAGgtgccacacacacacttgtaaaATGAGGAACTGAATATCAACATTTTAGAGCACATAAAGCTGAAAAACCTATGAAATATAAGTAAATGTTTTTGAACAGTTGCTTACCTGAAGTGAGGAACCAACAATCAGTATAGCATCAGCTTTACTTAGACGCTCATAGAGAGAGAACACAATTTCTTTGTTCACTGTGTCTCCAAAGAATGTCACCTGTGGCTTTAGAATACCCCCACATTTGTCACACGCTGGGACACGGAAGTTGGCTACCTGCTCATCTGTCAAGAAAACATCGCCATCTGGGGCTACTCCATAGGCCTGTTCATTCCACGATGGATTCAGAGCTAAAAAACGTTCTTGGAGCTCATTTCTCTTACTTACCGCCTGACAGCCAAGGCAAATCACCCTGATGGAAAGataaagaattattttatatgtaGCTAATACATGAAAAGTAGTCTTTTTCCACAATCACAATAAATACTTCAACTTTATGTTgccctgtacatacacacactgttttAAAATACATTAAACAGTTAACACACACTGTTTTAAAATACATTAAACAGTACTTTATCTGAAACAAATCTTCGCCAAATAATTacagccactcttccataaaggccaactttgtgcaatgcagtcctatggacagattcccccacctgagctgtagatctctgtagcttgtccagagtcactatgggcctcttgactgcatttctgatcagcgctctccttgttcggcctgtgggtttaggtggacggccttgtcttggtaggtttacagttgtgccatactccttccatttctaaatgatcgcttgaacagtgctccatgggatgttcaaggctttgaaaatctttttgtagcctaagcctgctttaaatttctcaataactttatccctgacctgtctggtgtgttctttggacttcatggtgttgttgctcccaatattctcttagacaacctctgaggccgtcacagagcagctgtatttgtactgacattagattacacacaggtgcactcaatttagtcattagcactcatcaggcaatgtctatgggcaactgactgcactgaaTAATTAcgaacaccccactttgcagttatttgtaaaatatGTTTGCAATCATGTAGAATTTTCATGccataatatgacaaaatgtggaaaacttcaagggggccaaatacttttgcaaaccactgtaggcaGTCACTACAGGTTACTGCACTTCCACATTTCTCCATGCACTATTTATCAAAATCAACAGAAATCCAATGAAAATATTATCAGTACACATCAACAGAAATCCAATGAAAATATTATCAGTACACAAAcaagaataaaaacaaaaaaaaagaggcgCCAGAATGCGCAGTGACATCTTACACTCAGGCCTTGTCACATGAGCAATAAAATGCCAACAATAAATTCCTGGTTTATATATAGTTTTctgcagaaatgtttttctgtgagACATGTTTTTAGGTGAGACAGAGTCAAACCGCTACTGATAGAGAAATGGGTCATTAGCTGCTATTCTCTGCAGCAAAATATTTGTGATAGAAAATCCTTAAGAATTAGCAATTTATAATTTCTGTGAAATTGACCTaaaagacataggcctcaattcactaagggcagttcggGAAAATAATTTGGgttggtaaaataccgcatttgttattttacacctttttttccccaaattcactaagattttctgTATGAGGTAGacgttcggtaatttaccgaacaaacatgcttcaattcactaatccCTGCttggctgtggagcaggtcagcagtcaggcaggaagctgtgtaCATGAATCAgggtttctgtccagtgcatccctggcatccctttagatgtgctgcagccaccagggagaGCTCtaaaaagggatgcagaaaagccttatGAAAGGTCTCCTTTCCCTGCTCTGCTGGAGTGGTGTCCCGCCTTCCAGGGTCCTTGTACCATgacacaagtgtgatccctctctcaaggtacacacacacacacacacacacacacacacacacacacacactttatatatatttttcccttcaagaattaaaatcaattttcctgactgattgtaacatttgcaggtacttatccgttagccgggcgcatccggcaggtggcgctaattactattccccctccaggccgacatggatagtagggaaagatgtaactctggtggagttttgtcgccacctagaggatgcgcccggctaacggataagtacccatttgCAAATGTGACCAATGTATTAATTTATCCCAATTATGAAAACAAATgatttaatgcttttttttttttcttttttgcagggGTCTATAAATCATGACACTGACAATCTATTCTGCACGATTCAATTGTCATAAAAATTTATCATAAATATCAGCCACTCCCAATCAACTTATAATCGATAAAAACAGGACAGATTTCTTGctctaacaaacaaaaaaaacaacttgaTTTTCCTGTAAAACCAATAGTTTTTATTGACTTGACATAAAATCAAATCTTTTTAACGTATCCAGTGTAGTCACCTTCAGTGGGGGCGGGAGatctggtgatttttttttttctgaggagGAAACGCtcactcagggctggaacccacaggagcgcttttggcagcgttttggcagcactgcgatacgctagcagtttgccaaaacgctgggctaacgttaatggatggggcaacttccacaggagcgtttgcgtttcccagaaacgcaaacgcaggacctgcagcattttgggagcgttagcgcttcaatgtaaagtattgaaacgctagcagaaacgctcagcaaaacctaaactgagcggttttgctagcgttttgcggttcagcacactgtaacaaaattaaaaataattcacaggaccaatcaggataaaaacgcaaaacgctacgcacccgctgggcaaaaaaatacaatgttgcaaaacacgaccaaaaacgcgcatgaatccgcttgcaaaccgctcagacaaaacgctagcggttgcgttttgagtttgctgatttcagtgggttccaggcctcatggtAGGAAGGAGCAACTGGATGTAGCCTGCCAGAGGACAGCTAGGTACTTTGAATATATTTCTTAGGAAAAGTGCAGACATGCCATCATTGCTAATTAAAGCAAATTTACTATCATGTGCATTTAAATAATGGGTGGTTGAATTAGAGCGATGATATTTATCTGAAAGTTCATCAACattaaaaaaagtttacattGAAGCACTCTAGTTGGCTGGTTATACACTGATATATTTACAACTGTGCTATGAGTTGAGATTTCTATGGTTCAGTGTGCCAGAAGTGCAGTGTTTTCTATAAATTTGCCCAAACAGAAAGCTTAGTTTTGCAAGGATCTgagtagggcccttttccactagcagtcgctagcgttcacgctgaacgctagcgattgctgaatcgcaattaccggcgattccctgacgttcgcggccgcgattttgctatgctatgcactgcatagcaaaatcgcggcaaatatcgctctgccgcgcaaaaaacgaatcgcggtagtggaaatgacctaccgcgattcctatgttaaaaagcaaaccgtagcaattgtaaaatcgctagcggtttgcgtctttgcgtttcagccagcgcaaacgtgctggtggaaaagggcccgggcttgttcacactaaggcctggtgcacaccaaaaaccgctagcagatccgcaaaatgctagcagattttgaaacgctttttcttatttttctatggagttttgctagcgttttgcggattgctgcagcggatttcagtatagtacatttcatatattgctacagtaaagctgttactgaacagcttctgtaacaaaaacgccggcaaaaccgctctgaacaggcgtttttcagagcggtttgcgtttttcctatacttaacattgaggcagaaacgcatccgaaatccaaaaaatgcctcaccccggcatttttcgtttctgcaaaacgcctcccgctctggtgtgcaccaccccattgagatacattgaccaagcggatccgcggctgcagaaacgctgaaaaagccgctcggtgtgcaccagccctaagagcgATGTGGTTCTTTTTTCAGCGCtgccgattttaaaaatcgccttaaagagaacccgaggtgggatttaattatgttactggggcacagaggctggttgtgcacactaagaccagcctccgttgccccatggtgtgcctccatgtcccgcctgcgcgctgctataccccccgcattgctggcgacatgcagcgcgtcgccagcacaatgtttacctaagccctGTCTGTCAGCGCGGCTCCCCCGCCACctacgcatcggcgctacccgcccgtgtcccttccctctccgCTGATTGGAGCGAACGGTCGCGGGCGGGAAgtggcgacatagaggaggcgggggagcggcaagagtgacagggcaatgtaaacagcctgctggcgagacactgcatgtcgctagcacggtgtttgatttatgggggcacagcagggcgcgcggggggggggggggggggaaactgtatagcaacagaggctgggcattatatgaagACCcaacctctgtgtgctaatagcattcttactagccacctcggattctctttagttaataaatacattgtatttattaatttctgggTCACTCCCTGACTAACGTTGAAAAAAACATTGCTCCACAAAAGCGCATAGAAAAgcgctcaaacctactgcttgacccactgagttgtgctcccatttttgcctgaggaagcggggtcacgcccgcgaaacgcgttgcatttgtggagttgaataaattatttgttaattctgttttatcgagactcgagtgagttttcttttttgtaagagggaggtaagtccaccctaacatccccctctgcttttaaacggtttttaaaacgttttactctactctggcgcctctgtataccgagcttttgctgatcttctagtccaccctgggtggaggggtgcatccccatctactatctacagagagcgacttcttaacctgagtggggtcaggtcctaatgctccccacctgcatttaaagtggttgcctatgggtaacccgtgtttgtgagtatatacacataaaattgtattgaactcttgatTTTACctcacaatactgcaccatattgggctctcgattctcttcttgtttttaagcatagaAAAgcgaaaatcgctcagaaaactcTTAAAAACACTATAAATCACTCAGCGCTTGCAatttatagtgtgaacaaggccttagaggctgtttatttcatagAAAACCATCAACACATTAACAATAATataaatacaacaacaacaaccacccAAGAAATCAAGACATACATCAGCTGTTGATCACTTAGCTGGCATCTGGCTAATAAACCAGTAGCTAAAGAGTTTTAATTGGCTGGATTTAAACCACCTGCTATGTTAGTTAAAATTTGCAAGTCAGGAGAATTTCTTGCCCATGGCTATTAGCTATGAGGCTTTACTTTAATTACCTGTGGGTACAACCATGCAATTCAGTCAGGCGTTGTTGTCCAGCTTTTTTATGTAAGGCATCCACATTCTGTGTCACTAGCCAATGTAATTTCCCAGCATTCTCCCAGTTATAGAGTGCCATGTGTGACATATTTGGCTTATGGGAAGAGAACTGTGGCCATCCTACAAAGTTTCTAGCCCAGTAGCGCCTTCGAGCAGCCTGACTCTTGACAAACTCTGCATGCTGAATGGGTCTGCGTTCAGTTCTGGCATACAGACCAACACCCTCTGAACGATAGTCTGGGATTCCTGATTCTGTGGAAATCCCAGCACCTGTCATGACAAACAGTCTCTGAGAGTGCAGTACAAAGTCCTGGAGCCGCTCCACTTCATTTGGGTCTGCAGGAGGACAAGCTGGAACATATTCTGAAAAACTCAGGTTTGAGCTGCATCGAATCAAACCAAGGCTGCATCTTTTAAGTACAGGAGAACAATTGGGGAGAGAGATCCACATCATTTAGCTGTCATCAGCATCATTACCACTTCTGCAAGAGAAGAACAATTGTCCATACAGTGACTTAACACACCACAATCTTTCCTCAAAACTGCAACCAGAATACAAATAATCAGCAGACACACAAACGGTGAAGTCATAAGCTTGGTTACAATATTGAAATTAATCTCACTGAACTAAATATATGTTTGTCATTGCTGGTTAATGGGTTAAAGATGCCTGGAATACACAGAACCAAGATAATTGAGAACTTATAGTACAGTAGTAGTTTTCCTGACAATGTTCTTATATCTGGCACTAATATGGTCACCTCACATTTTAGAGTGGAGTTACAGTAAAAATTTGCCCTCTGGTGTAAAAGATAGGCCACTTCTAAATCCTCATACAGACGTACGGGGCAAGTCGCCTGGCAGGGAAGGACCCAAAATGGTTAATAGGGTCACACTTCACTTGGAGGCTTATCATGACTGTGGCAACAGGAAGCTGCTCAGTTCTGCCACTGTAAAATGTTTGTTATATGATATAAGAGAACAGGAGATAAAGTTCTGTTTGATAACCAAACAGATGAGAAGTTTTTGCATgagtcatgctaggtacacaccatacatttttatgTTCGATAGATGCGTTAGATAGCTAATTCctgacatgtccgatattactttcaATCGTTTTAtggcttgatttctcatagaagtgaatggaaattgagaaGATAAGCGAATCGAGTGGGAAAGCGAGCAGAAAAATAaattgaaaatcgattgaacgGCAGAATTGACTGAAAAAAacatatcgtgtgtacctagcattacaatgATTGTAAGTAGAAGATTGTAAGTAGAAGATTGTTTATCAGTGTACAGCTGCCTTACTGAACTGGATATGACATAACCATGTAACACAGCTACTTCCAGAACGAAATATAGTGCAAACTGGAGAGTGTTattctggcagttctgctgatcatgCTAGATTTTCACATGTACTGTACATAGATCTATAACAGATAATTAAAATACTGCACAGTGCCTCAGGTTGTGGCATAATACTTCCACCACCAGTTCCTCCAATTCAGCAGTAAATTAAAAATAAAGCTTGAGAGGTGACTTATCAACTATATGATGGAgttcccagggctggatttaccaatgGGCACAGCAAGCAAATGTCAAGATAATGTTGCCACTAAAGAGGCATGTGGCCAGATCCATCTTCTTCCACCAGCTCTCTCACATCCCAAATCAAAAGGTATTTTTTACAGGGAAACCTACATAATTGTGCTAAGCGGTTTGCTCCTGTGGCTTCCCACAGAATATGAGGAACATTTAAGCCACATTGGGCTCCATttacaatcattttccgcatgcagaaaactACTTGTGGGaaattttcaaccaaaataagaccatcttgacattcacaaaatttgCCACAcgcggaaaaagtgcggtaaaagttcGCAAATAATGTGGAAAATTACCGCAAAAGTCAGTAATTTcggcaaaaaaaaatctaaattcacAATGAAAAAGGGGCGCATTATTTCTGTCTTAAGTACTGATTttatatcacctacaagtagctgCTAATATATTTTGCTTCCCAATGACTTACATGGAGTCTGGAGGCTTGatcgctgtgtttgctggacttaaAAACGTTTTGGGGGGCATTTTTTATTGCAACATTTTTCCGCATGTTTACAGCCTGTTAACACGTGTTTCCGCACTTTTTGTTGCAATATACCTGCATGCGGAAAAATTTTAGTGAATGTAGAAAAATGCTGAAATTACCGCTGCC contains:
- the SIRT4 gene encoding NAD-dependent protein lipoamidase sirtuin-4, mitochondrial → MMWISLPNCSPVLKRCSLGLIRCSSNLSFSEYVPACPPADPNEVERLQDFVLHSQRLFVMTGAGISTESGIPDYRSEGVGLYARTERRPIQHAEFVKSQAARRRYWARNFVGWPQFSSHKPNMSHMALYNWENAGKLHWLVTQNVDALHKKAGQQRLTELHGCTHRVICLGCQAVSKRNELQERFLALNPSWNEQAYGVAPDGDVFLTDEQVANFRVPACDKCGGILKPQVTFFGDTVNKEIVFSLYERLSKADAILIVGSSLQVYSGYRFALQAQEKKIPIAILNIGPTRADHLAVVKVTARCGDILPKIMSVNQHLQERVS